In Candidatus Manganitrophus morganii, the genomic window ATTGCCGACCGGCAGAAAATGATAGGTCGGCGGTGTTCCCAGGTGATCGCAAACTTCAAAAGCCGCCGTCTTTTGCCCTTCAAGCCGATAGGGGTTGATCGAGTTGACCAGGGTGATCGGATACTTCTCCGCCACCTGCTTCACCAGTTCCAGCGCCTCATCGAAGTTCCCATCCACCTGGATCACCGTGGCCCGGTGGATCATCGCCTGGGCCAACTTGCCGAGGGAGATCTTTCCCTCCGGGATCAAGACATACGCTTTCATTCCTGCGCGCGCGCTGTAGGCCGAGGCGGAAGCGGAGGTATTTCCGGTGGAGGCGCAGATGACCGCCTTGGCCCCCTCCTCCTTCGCCTTCGAGATCGCCAGGGTCATCCCCCGGTCTTTGAAGGAGCCGGTCGGGTTCTCCCCCTCGAATTTGAGATAGAGATCGATGTCGGCGTGCGCCGCCGCGGCGAGCCGCGGCGCCGGGATGAGCGGCGTGTTTCCCTCATGCAATGTGATGACCGGGGTCCGGTCGGTGACCGGAAGGAACTCTCTGTATGCTTCAATGATCCCGGGCCATCGTTGATTCACGGCGAAACTTCCCAACCGACTTTTCGGAGTGTCACTCATCTTCACCCTCCACACGAATCAGCATGGTCGGCTCCGAGACGTAATCCATTCGATTGATTTTAGAGAGCGCCTCTTGGACGTCCCTCTCCTTGGCGCGATGGGTCATCATCACCAGCGGGACATTTCCCCCGGCCTTTCTTCCCTGTTGGATAACCGACGAGATGCTGATCCGGTGCTTCCCGAGCACGCCGGAGATCTTGCTGAGAACCCCCGGCCGATCCTCGGCCATAAACCGGAGATAGTAGAGGCTTTCGATCTCGTCCATCTGCTTGATCCGAAGCGCCGGCCGGGCTTCCGGCAGGAAGGAGGCCGGCGGAACCCGGCCGCTCGCCCCCTTTAAGATATTTCTGGAAATGTCGATCAGGTCGCTGACCACCGCGCTCCCCGTCGGAAGACTTCCCGCGCCCCGCCCGTAAAAGAGCGCTTCTCCGATCGCTTCTCCGACAAGGTAGATCGCGTTATGGACCCCGCCGACCCGGGAGAGGAGATACTCCTTGGGGATCATCGTCGGATGAACGCGGGCCTCGATCTCGCCGTCGGCCGCTTTCGCGATAGCGAGGAGCTTAATCTTGTAGCCGAACTCCTCGGCGAAAGCGATGTCGAGCGGCGTCACCTTGTCGACCCCTTCCGTGTAGATCTCCTTGAGCGGAACCGCCGTCCCGAAGGCGAGGCAGGTCAAAATCGCCAGCTTGTGCGCTGAGTCGGCCCCGCCGATATCGAGGGTCGGATCGGCCTCGGCATAACCGAGCCGCTGCGCCTCGGCAAGGACCTCGGAGAACTTTTTCCCCTCGTCGGTCATCTTCGTCAGGATGTAATTGCAGGTGCCGTTGACGATCCCATAAATCGCCGCGATCTTCTCGGCCGCCAAGCCTTCCTTGATCGCGTGGATGATCGGGATGCCGCCGCCGACGCTCCCCTCGAATCCGACATCGACCCCCTGCTCCACCGCCGCGCGAAAGATCTCCTCCCCGTGGGCGGCGAGCAGCGCTTTGTTCGCGGTGACGACCTGTTTTCCCCGCCGGATCGCCTCCAGGAGGAACTGCCGCGCCGGATCATATCCCCCGATCAGCTCCACGACGATATCGATCTCGGGATGCCGGACGACCTTCATGGCATCGGTCGTCAGAACCCCCTTTGGAAGGGAAACCCCCCGGCTTCGTTTGACGTCGAGGTCGGCGATCTGAACGATCTCGATCGGACAGCCGAGCCGCCTTCGGATCAGCCCCTTCTGTTCGGTCAGAATCTTCACCGCGCCGGTGGCGACGGTCCCAAAACCGATAAAGCCGACTTTGATGGATGATTTCATCGTTAAAAGCTATTTCCCCTTGAGAACCTTCTTGATCCCCTGAATCGCCTGACGCGTCCGGTGTTCGTTCTCGACCAAGGCGAAGCGGACATGATCGTCGCCGTATTCTCCGAACCCGATCCCGGGAGCGACGGCGACCTTCGCCTCCGTCAAGAGAAGCTTGGAGAACTCGAGCGACCCCATCTGCCGGAACGGCTCCGGAATCTGCGCCCAGACAAACATCGTCGCCTTCGGCTTCTCAATTTTCCAGCCGATCCGGTTTAAGCCGTCGACCAGGACATTCCGCCGACGGCGGTAGAGCTCCACCACCTCACCGACGCAATCCTGCGGTCCGTTCAGCGCGATGATCGCGGCGATCTGAACCGGTTGAAAGATCCCGTAGTCGAGATAGCTCTTCAGCTTGGTCAAGGCCCCGATCATCTCCCGATTTCCGACGCAGAAGCCGACGCGCCATCCCGGCATGTTGTAGCTTTTTGAAAGGGTATAAAATTCGACGCCGACCTCCTTCGCCCCGGGCACCTGAAGGAAGCTCGGCGCTTTATAGCCGTCGAAAACCAGATCGGCATAGGCCAGATCATGGACCACCAGAACCTGATTCTCGCGCGCGAAATCGACGATCTTCTTGAAGAAATCAAGTTCGACGACCTGCGTGGTCGGATTGTGCGGAAAATTGATGATCAACATTTTCGGACGGGGCCAGGTTTGCTTGAAGGCGGTGATCATGTCCTCGAAAAAATCGCGTCCGGGCGCCAGCGGGATGGAGCGGACCTCCCCGCCGGCAATGACGACACTGTAGGGGTGGATCGGATAGGTCGGACTGGGAACCAGCACCACATCCCCCGGGCCGAGCGTCGCCAAAGCCAAATGCGAGATCCCTTCTTTGGAGCCGATGGTCACGATTGCTTCGGTATCGGGGTCCAACTCCACTGCATAATTCCGCTTATACCAATCGGTGATCGCCAGCCGAAGCTTCGTGATCCCCTTGGAGGCGGAGTAACGGTGGTTTTTTGAGTTTTCGAGCGCTTCGATGGCCTTTTCAACGATGTGCGTCGGGGTCGGCTGGTCCGGGTTTCCCATTCCGAAATCGATGATGTCTTCGCCCCGGCGGCGGGCGTCAATTTTCATGGCGTTGACGACATTGAACACGTATGGCGGCAGCCGTTTGATTCGTTGAAATTCCACTCCACCCTCTTCGCAAATAAGTTGAGAAATCAAACTGATTGAAATTTAACCATTCTATTTAAAAAGGCTTAGATTGTCAAACAAATAGCACGACAGACCGGGTAGATCAGCCCCATCCGGATGGCCGTGAGGGATAAGAACGATCGATCCGAGTGACCATACCGGTCCGAACCTCTCGACCGGTTCACGGCGCAGTGATAACTCCTTAATCCGAGCCATGGTGGGGAAGTGAAGAATTGACAGAAAATCAAGAGGTAGTAAACTAAAGAGGGTCGGCTCCTACAATGAATGGGAAAGTCCTGCTTTCTTTGCTGATTCATTGGTGTTTCGACATCCCACATTCGGAGGGAATCCTCTGAAGAAGCGCTACAAAACAGAATTGATCGGAAAAACAGATTGAAGACAGAAAAGGCGACCTCCCTCGATAAAGACTACGTCGACTCCATCGTCGATAGCATGATGAATGCCCTCATCGTGATCGATCCGGATGGTCTGATCAAAACGATTAACCGGGCGACCCGGAATCTGTTGAAGTATACCGAAGAGGAGCTCGTCGGCCGGCCGGTTGAGTTTATTTTTGCAGATGACTCCCCCTTTAAGGGAATGGGCTCGGGTGTATTTGAAAGCACCTACCTTTCGAAAGACGGGAGAAGAATTCCCGTTTTGATCTCCGGTTCCGTCATGAGAGACGCGGCGGGACAGATCCAGGGAATCATTTCGCTGGCTCAGGATATTACGGAAAGGAAGAAATCGGAGGAGGCGCTGCGGGAAAGCCAGCGGGTGCTCTCCACACTGATGGGCAATCTCCCGGGGATGGCCTATCGCTGCAAATATGACCCGGACCGGACGATGGAGTTTGCCAGCGAGGGAGCATTGGAGTTGACCGGCTATCCTCCCTCCGACCTGATCGGAAACACGAAAATCTCTTTCGCTAAACTGGTCCATCCCGACGATCTGGAGCGGATCGAAGCGGACATCAAGACCGCTCTCAAGGAGAAACACTCGTTCAAATTGGTCTATCGAATGGTGGATGCCGCTCAAAACGAGAAGTGGGTGTGGGAGCAAGGAATCGGGATCTTTGCGTCTAATGGGAAACTGCTGACCCTGGAAGGCTTCGTGATCGATATCACCGAGAGAAAACTCTCCGAAGAGCGTTTACAATACCTCGCCAACCATGATTCTTTAACCGGTTTGCCGAACCGGGCTTTATTTATGGAGCATCTCCGGCTGGCGTTGATGACAGCGAAGCGGCATCAACGGCTGGTGGCGGTTCTCTTTCTCGATCTCGATCGCTTCAAGCTGATCAACGACACACTCGGGCATGGTGTCGGGGATCTTCTCCTCAAAGGGGTTGCCGACCGGCTGAACATCTGCCTCCGCCGGACCGACACGGTCGCCCGTCTAAACGCCATGAACGGGACGGTTGCGCGCCTCGGTGGAGACGAATTCACCCTCCTGCTCACCGACATCGCCCAGACGCAAGATGTCCCGATCGTGGTCCAAAGGATCGTCAATATTTTTATGACCCCCTTCTTTGTCGAGGGGCATGAGCTTTTTGTCACCCCCAGCGTCGGGATCAGCCTCTACCCCAACGACGGGGACACCCCTGATAAGCTGCTGAGAAATGCCGACACCGCCCTTTATCGCGCGAAGGAACAGGGACGCAACAACTACCAATTCTATCTTCCCGAAATGAATGCAAAGGTCTCCGAGCGGCTCGCCATGGAAAACTCCCTTCGGAAGGCGCTGGAGAAGAATGAATTTCTTTTGCACTATCAGCCTCAGGTCGATTTAAACACGGGAGCGATTGTCGGGATGGAAGCCCTGGTCCGCTGGCATCACGCCGAATCGGGGCTGATCTCCCCCGCGAAATTCATTCCGCTCGCCGAAGAGACCGGATTGATCCTGCCGATCGGAGAATGGGTGCTTCGCACCGCCTGCGCTCAGAATAAAGCGTGGCAGGAGGCCGGCCTTCCGCCGATCCGGGTTGCGGTCAATCTCTCCGGACGCCAGTTCCAGCAGAGAAACTTGATTGAGACGGTCCGGCGAATCTTGACCGAAACCGGGCTCGGCGCAGAGTTCCTGGAGCTTGAATTGACCGAGAGCATCTTGATGCAAAAGATTGAAATCATCACCTCGGTTCTCTCCGAGCTCGAGGGCATGGGGATACAGATCTCCGTCGACGACTTCGGGACCGGCTACTCCTCGTTGAGTTATCTCAAGCGCTTTCCGATCTCCAACTTGAAGGTCGATCGCTCTTTTGTCAGCGATATCACAACCGATCCGGATGACGCCGCCATCACCAGCGCCATCATCAATATGGCCCATAGCCTTAAGCTGAAGGTCGTCGCGGAAGGGGTGGAAACGGCCGAGCAGCTCGCCTTCCTCCGATCACTGAAATGCGACGGCATGCAAGGATACTTCTTCAGCCGTCCGCTGGCGGCGGAGGAGGCGACAAAGCTCCTGGTCGAGAAAAAAGGAATCTCGTTTCCCTCGTAACGAATCATCCTCTCTGTTTGTCCCGAACATTCCGGCCTCATTCCACCTTGACAAGAAGCTAAACCGCCCCCTATAATCGGCCCGCTTTCTTGTTGAGGAGGATCGTGTGAAGAAGAGAAGATACCATTGGATCACTTTCGGGTTCATCATTTTTATGGTTTTCTTCCTGGGATGGGAGGCCCCGCTTCAGGCCCGCCCGAAGAAGAGCAACAAGTATCCTCCGGAGACCCTCTTCGATACCCTTCCGAATCCGCCGTTTCATCTTCATCCGCTCCTTGCGCCGTCGATCCCCCCCTACAATCTCCAAACCCCGGCTAAGATAGAATTGGGGAAGATGCTCTTCTTCGATCCGCGGCTCTCGCGGGATAACACCGTCTCCTGCGCCACCTGCCACAACCCGGAACATGGCTTCTCGGATGCCCGGCCGGTATCGGTCGGCATCGGCGGACAGAAGGGGAACCGGAACGCGCCGACAATCTTCAACGTCGCTTATAATAAGACGCACTTCTGGGACGGCCGCGCAGGATCGCTCGAGGAACAGGCGTTGGGTCCGATCCAAAATCCGATCGAAATGGGGGAAGATTTAAACCGCCTTGTGCAAAAGCTGAACGGTGTTCCCGGATATATCGAAGCCTTTAAAAAAGTTTTCGGAACCGGGGTGACAGCCGACGGCATCGCGCAAGCGATCGCCGCCTTCGAGCGGACGATTCTCTCCAACAACTCTCCCTTTGACCGATTTATGGCGGGGGATGATAACGCATTGACCCCGACCGAACAGCACGGCATCCGAGTCTTTAACGAAAAAGGAAAATGCGTCACCTGCCACAACGGACCGAATTTTACCGACAACAAATTTCATCCGCTCGGCCTGCCGAAACGAGAGGGAATCCCCAACGACATCGGCCGCTACGCGATCACCCAGGACGAGGCGGAGAAGGAGCACTTCAAGACGCCGACCCTCCGCAACATCGCCCAGACCGCGCCTTACATGCACAACGGCATCTTCGCGACGCTGGAAGAGGTGGTCGAATTCTACGTCAAGGCGGAGCCGACCACCTCCCCCCGCCATCCGCTGCTCACCCCTCTGAGCCTTCTGACCGATCAGGACAAAAAGGCGCTGGTCGAATTCCTCAAATCCCTCACCGGCGAGCCGATCAACATCACCCCGCCGAAGCTGCCGGAGTAGACAAGATCGATTCGAATCCCGTATGATTTGGAGCAGATCTTCTACCTGGGGTAATTGCGGGGAGCAGAGGCGTCCCCCACGAACGGAAGGACCTTCCCGAGATGGCCGATAAAAAAGAGAACGGAAAGAGAAAGCTGAAAATCGTCAAACCGGAGTACACCCTCACGTACGGAATTCGGCTCGACCCCGGAACCGCTCCGGAGCAGGTGCATCCGCATGTTCCGGTCACCCTCCCCGATGGGACCGAGGGGGAAATGCCGCTGCATGTGATGAATGGAAGCCTGGCGGAAATCCGAAGGCAACTTCACGAAAGCATCGACGCTTATTTTGAGATTTATCAGGAACGGGGCGAGTAAAATCAAAGACCGGAACAAGCTCATCCCGATTGAAGCTCCCCGCAGCAAGCTGCGGGGAATCTTCGACCCGAAAGGATGGAAAAACTCTATTTGTATTCGCGCGTCTAACCTTCGCAGCAAGCTGCGAGGAATGCGACGCGCGTGCGTGTTCACATCGATCAGGAAATCTCCATGAAACAGGTGCCCGTTGTATTTCTAATCGGATTGACCCTGCTCCTTTCGCCCTCGACTTCTCATGCCGGCGAAACAAGGGTCTATGTCGGCGTCAGCGTCGGTACGGCGATCGTGGTTGGGACCGGGATCGCCTCCTTCAACATCGGATACAACCAGCGTGTCGGCAAGGGTCGGCCGGAATCCCCTTCACCTGAAACCAATCCGTCCACCGCGCTGGCTGAAATAAACCGCGAAGGGAAAAATGAGACTCCCGAAACCTATCCTGATTTTCGAATCAATGCTCCATCTATCCCGCCTCCAACACTTCGGTTCGAGTTTCCCCTCTTTATTCTCCGATGGTAAAGACCTTCCCAGGCCGCTCACGATAAAGATCGCTTGGAGGAATACGGAAGAAATCGATCTTTACAAACCGTCCCGCTGCTGATGTATAATGATTTTTTGATCATCGCTTTAGGATTTCATGAGAAAACTCGAAACACTCCGCTTTGATAATTCCTTCGCGCGCCTTCCCGCCGCGTTCTACTCCCGCCTCTCTCCGACGCCGCTCCCCGACCCCTACCTCGTCCACTTCAATGCGGATGCGGCGGGGTTGATCGAGCTTGATCCCCAGGAAGGGGCGCGTCCGGAGTTCGTCGGCTATTTTGCGGGCAATCAGCTTCTCCCGGGGAGCGAGCCGCTCGCGATGCTCTACTCCGGCCACCAGTTCGGCGTCTATGTCCCGCAGTTGGGAGATGGACGGGCGATCCTCCTCGGCGAAGTTCGAACCCGATCCGGGGAGCGGTGGGAGCTGCAATTGAAGGGGGCCGGCCGCACCCCCTACTCCCGCGACGGCGACGGCCGCGCCGTTCTCCGCTCCACCATTCGCGAATATCTCTGCAGTGAGGCGATGCATGGGCTTGGCATTCCGACCACGCGCGCCCTCTCCATTGTCGGGAGCGATCAGAAGATCTTCCGGGAGACGGTGGAGACCGCCGCGGTTTTGCTGCGCCTCGCCCCCTCCCATGTCCGTTTCGGCTCGTTCCAGATTTTTTATTACCGCCGCCAGCACGAGCATCTCCAGACCCTCGCCGATGATGTCATTGCCCATCACTTCCCCGAATTGGCGGAAAAAAAGGAGAAGCACGCTCTCTTTCTGACGGAGGTGGTCTTTCGGACGGCGCGGTTGATGGCCGAGTGGCAGGCGGTCGGATTCGCCCACGGGGTGATGAACACCGACAACATGTCGATCCTGGGTCTCACATTCGATTACGGTCCCTTTGGATTCGTGGAGGCGTATGAGCCGGGTTTTGTCTGCAATCATTCCGATCACATCGGCCGGTATGCATTTAACCGCCAGCCGCAGATCGGCCTTTGGAACTTAAGCGCCCTGGCGCAGGCCCTCTCGCCGCTGATCTCGAAAGAAGCGCTGACAGAGGCACTCGACCAATACGAGCCGGTCTTTAATGCGCACTATATTACATTGATGGCCCGGAAATTGGGACTAAAAGCGTTTCAGAACGGAGACGCTCCCCTCTTGATCGACCTTCTCGGGCTCCTTCAGAACAACCATATCGACTATACGAACTTCTTCCGAGCGCTCGGAAACTTCAAGCAAGCCCCGGGTGAGAAGAACGCCGATCTTCGGGATCGGTTCATCGATGCGGCGGCCTTCGATGCCTGGGCCGAACGTTACCGGGCCCGATTGCTTGCCGATGGCGCGCGGGATGAAGAGCGAAAAAACGCGATGGATCGGATCAACCCCCAATATATCCTTCGCAACTATTTGGCCGAGACCGCCATCCGGAAGGCGACACGGGAACGGGACTACACCGAAATTGGGCGGCTGCTGACACTCCTCAAGCGCCCCTTCGATGAGCAGCCGGATCAAAATCATTACGCCGCCCCGCCGCCGGATTGGGCAAAGGGAATAGAAGTCAGCTGCTCATCATAATCGGACTCAGAAATCGATGATTCAAATCACCCCCGAAGCACGGAAAAAATTGAACGCGCTCATCGTCGAGCATCCGTCCGATGCCGTCATTCGCCTGACGGTAAACAACCGTGACGACGGCCGGCTCCTTTTTAGAATCGTCCTCGTCTCAACCCCCGAAGCAGAAGATGAGGTCCAAGATTACGACGGCCTGACCGTTGCGATTGAAGCCAAAAGCGCCCGCCGGATGGACGGGGTGACGCTCGATTATCAGGAACCGGGCGGATTCAAATTTCATCATCCGGAATCGAAGGAGCCCGGTATCCGTCTGATCCCGCTCAACTGACTTCCCATTTTTTTCTTCCAGTTTTTCGAATCTTCGTTTAAGATAATAACAATGCTTTCGGAGTGGTTTATCAGGTGAAAATCCCAGCTTATTTTGAATCGGGCCGTCCGATTTTCTCATTCGAGTTCTTTCCGCCGAAAACGGAAGAAGGGGTGGAACATCTTTTCCGGACCATCGGCGAATTGAAGGCGCTCGCGCCGGCGTTTGTCTCCGTCACCTATGGCGCAGGGGGAAGCAACCGCCAGCGAACGGTCGAGGTGGTCAAGCGGATCAAGGGAGAACACGGCGTCGAGGCGATGGCGCATCTCACCTGCGTCGGATCGGACCGGGACGAGATTGATCGGGTTCTAAGCCAGCTGAAAGAGGCAGGCATTGAGAATGTGCTGGCCCTTCGGGGCGATCCGCCGAAAGGGGAGGCAACCTTTAACCGCCCCGCCGATGGGTTCTCCTACGCGCACGAATTGGTGGCTTACATCCGAAAGCGCAATGATTTCGCCGTGGGGGGGGCCTGTTACCCGGAAGGGCACGTCGAGTGCCGCGATCTCGAAAAGGATTTGGCGAACCTGAAGAAGAAAATCGAGACCGGGTTGGATTTCGTCATCACGCAGCTCTTCTTCGACAACCGATGTTATTTTGATTTTGTAAAACGGGCCCGGGCGATCGGAATCCGCGTCCCCATCCTCCCCGGCATCATGCCGATCACCAACGTCGGCCAGGTGAAGCGCTTCACGGAAATGTGCGGCGCGTCGATCCCCGCCTCCTTCTTATGCGAACTGGAAGCCGTTCAGGAAGATCCGGCGGCCGTGATGGCGCACGGCATCCGCCACGCGGTGACGCAATGCCGAGAGCTTCTGAGCAAAGGGGCCCCCGGAATTCAT contains:
- the thrC gene encoding threonine synthase gives rise to the protein MSDTPKSRLGSFAVNQRWPGIIEAYREFLPVTDRTPVITLHEGNTPLIPAPRLAAAAHADIDLYLKFEGENPTGSFKDRGMTLAISKAKEEGAKAVICASTGNTSASASAYSARAGMKAYVLIPEGKISLGKLAQAMIHRATVIQVDGNFDEALELVKQVAEKYPITLVNSINPYRLEGQKTAAFEVCDHLGTPPTYHFLPVGNAGNITAYWKGYKEYFHRGKVTALPKMIGFQAAGAAPIVLGHVVEKPRTIATAIRIGNPASWKLAVEAAAESKGEINLVTDDEIVEAYRMIAGLEGVFCEPASAAGVAGVVKLSKRGFFKKGDRVVCTLTGHGLKDADFSMSIAQKPTTIKARLDDVLKVLGF
- a CDS encoding cytochrome-c peroxidase gives rise to the protein MKKRRYHWITFGFIIFMVFFLGWEAPLQARPKKSNKYPPETLFDTLPNPPFHLHPLLAPSIPPYNLQTPAKIELGKMLFFDPRLSRDNTVSCATCHNPEHGFSDARPVSVGIGGQKGNRNAPTIFNVAYNKTHFWDGRAGSLEEQALGPIQNPIEMGEDLNRLVQKLNGVPGYIEAFKKVFGTGVTADGIAQAIAAFERTILSNNSPFDRFMAGDDNALTPTEQHGIRVFNEKGKCVTCHNGPNFTDNKFHPLGLPKREGIPNDIGRYAITQDEAEKEHFKTPTLRNIAQTAPYMHNGIFATLEEVVEFYVKAEPTTSPRHPLLTPLSLLTDQDKKALVEFLKSLTGEPINITPPKLPE
- a CDS encoding homoserine dehydrogenase, which encodes MKSSIKVGFIGFGTVATGAVKILTEQKGLIRRRLGCPIEIVQIADLDVKRSRGVSLPKGVLTTDAMKVVRHPEIDIVVELIGGYDPARQFLLEAIRRGKQVVTANKALLAAHGEEIFRAAVEQGVDVGFEGSVGGGIPIIHAIKEGLAAEKIAAIYGIVNGTCNYILTKMTDEGKKFSEVLAEAQRLGYAEADPTLDIGGADSAHKLAILTCLAFGTAVPLKEIYTEGVDKVTPLDIAFAEEFGYKIKLLAIAKAADGEIEARVHPTMIPKEYLLSRVGGVHNAIYLVGEAIGEALFYGRGAGSLPTGSAVVSDLIDISRNILKGASGRVPPASFLPEARPALRIKQMDEIESLYYLRFMAEDRPGVLSKISGVLGKHRISISSVIQQGRKAGGNVPLVMMTHRAKERDVQEALSKINRMDYVSEPTMLIRVEGEDE
- the alaC gene encoding alanine transaminase; the encoded protein is MEFQRIKRLPPYVFNVVNAMKIDARRRGEDIIDFGMGNPDQPTPTHIVEKAIEALENSKNHRYSASKGITKLRLAITDWYKRNYAVELDPDTEAIVTIGSKEGISHLALATLGPGDVVLVPSPTYPIHPYSVVIAGGEVRSIPLAPGRDFFEDMITAFKQTWPRPKMLIINFPHNPTTQVVELDFFKKIVDFARENQVLVVHDLAYADLVFDGYKAPSFLQVPGAKEVGVEFYTLSKSYNMPGWRVGFCVGNREMIGALTKLKSYLDYGIFQPVQIAAIIALNGPQDCVGEVVELYRRRRNVLVDGLNRIGWKIEKPKATMFVWAQIPEPFRQMGSLEFSKLLLTEAKVAVAPGIGFGEYGDDHVRFALVENEHRTRQAIQGIKKVLKGK
- a CDS encoding YdiU family protein; protein product: MRKLETLRFDNSFARLPAAFYSRLSPTPLPDPYLVHFNADAAGLIELDPQEGARPEFVGYFAGNQLLPGSEPLAMLYSGHQFGVYVPQLGDGRAILLGEVRTRSGERWELQLKGAGRTPYSRDGDGRAVLRSTIREYLCSEAMHGLGIPTTRALSIVGSDQKIFRETVETAAVLLRLAPSHVRFGSFQIFYYRRQHEHLQTLADDVIAHHFPELAEKKEKHALFLTEVVFRTARLMAEWQAVGFAHGVMNTDNMSILGLTFDYGPFGFVEAYEPGFVCNHSDHIGRYAFNRQPQIGLWNLSALAQALSPLISKEALTEALDQYEPVFNAHYITLMARKLGLKAFQNGDAPLLIDLLGLLQNNHIDYTNFFRALGNFKQAPGEKNADLRDRFIDAAAFDAWAERYRARLLADGARDEERKNAMDRINPQYILRNYLAETAIRKATRERDYTEIGRLLTLLKRPFDEQPDQNHYAAPPPDWAKGIEVSCSS
- a CDS encoding EAL domain-containing protein; the encoded protein is MKTEKATSLDKDYVDSIVDSMMNALIVIDPDGLIKTINRATRNLLKYTEEELVGRPVEFIFADDSPFKGMGSGVFESTYLSKDGRRIPVLISGSVMRDAAGQIQGIISLAQDITERKKSEEALRESQRVLSTLMGNLPGMAYRCKYDPDRTMEFASEGALELTGYPPSDLIGNTKISFAKLVHPDDLERIEADIKTALKEKHSFKLVYRMVDAAQNEKWVWEQGIGIFASNGKLLTLEGFVIDITERKLSEERLQYLANHDSLTGLPNRALFMEHLRLALMTAKRHQRLVAVLFLDLDRFKLINDTLGHGVGDLLLKGVADRLNICLRRTDTVARLNAMNGTVARLGGDEFTLLLTDIAQTQDVPIVVQRIVNIFMTPFFVEGHELFVTPSVGISLYPNDGDTPDKLLRNADTALYRAKEQGRNNYQFYLPEMNAKVSERLAMENSLRKALEKNEFLLHYQPQVDLNTGAIVGMEALVRWHHAESGLISPAKFIPLAEETGLILPIGEWVLRTACAQNKAWQEAGLPPIRVAVNLSGRQFQQRNLIETVRRILTETGLGAEFLELELTESILMQKIEIITSVLSELEGMGIQISVDDFGTGYSSLSYLKRFPISNLKVDRSFVSDITTDPDDAAITSAIINMAHSLKLKVVAEGVETAEQLAFLRSLKCDGMQGYFFSRPLAAEEATKLLVEKKGISFPS
- the metF gene encoding methylenetetrahydrofolate reductase [NAD(P)H]; translated protein: MKIPAYFESGRPIFSFEFFPPKTEEGVEHLFRTIGELKALAPAFVSVTYGAGGSNRQRTVEVVKRIKGEHGVEAMAHLTCVGSDRDEIDRVLSQLKEAGIENVLALRGDPPKGEATFNRPADGFSYAHELVAYIRKRNDFAVGGACYPEGHVECRDLEKDLANLKKKIETGLDFVITQLFFDNRCYFDFVKRARAIGIRVPILPGIMPITNVGQVKRFTEMCGASIPASFLCELEAVQEDPAAVMAHGIRHAVTQCRELLSKGAPGIHFYTLNKSPATRAILELLSDLR